Proteins from one Nasonia vitripennis strain AsymCx chromosome 2 unlocalized genomic scaffold, Nvit_psr_1.1 chr2_random0007, whole genome shotgun sequence genomic window:
- the LOC107981505 gene encoding uncharacterized protein F54H12.2-like: protein MLHLTVQILPASNTPSENLKVGLVNNSIHSMFDQIDIFFNQKLVLPPNNAYPYRAYIETLLNYAAPAMRFHLTSALWSIDTAVAMDTAPNLDHKTDGANQGLINRLFFIAGGKAVDMIGHLHCDVFNQPKFLVNDVDVRVRLVRSKDAFCLMDWSGDGKFSVHIKEATLIVRRAKISPGILLAYANALAKTTAKYLLTRAEVKSFTLHSGILGDTLDNVILGQLSKRIILGFVKNKAFNGNRKLNPFNFQHVNINFISLYMDDV from the coding sequence ATGTTGCACCTGACCGTTCAAATACTACCAGCTAGTAATACACCCAGCGAAAATCTGAAAGTTGGCCTTGTGAATAACTCTATACACTCAATGTTTGATCAGattgatatatttttcaatcaaaagtTAGTTTTACCGCCAAACAATGCGTATCCGTATAGAGCCTACATAGAAACGCTGCTAAATTATGCGGCACCTGCTATGCGCTTTCACCTGACGTCTGCTTTGTGGAGCATCGATACCGCCGTTGCCATGGATACAGCGCCAAATTTAGACCATAAGACTGATGGTGCGAATCAAGGGCTCATTAACAGATTGTTTTTTATAGCTGGTGGCAAGGCCGTCGACATGATCGGACATTTGCATTGTGACGTTTTTAATCAGCCTAAATTCCTGGTCAACGATGTAGACGTGAGAGTAAGATTGGTCCGTAGCAAAGACGCCTTTTGTCTCATGGACTGGTCAGGCGACGGAAAATTTTCGGTGCACATCAAGGAGGCTACACTGATCGTGCGTCGAGCCAAGATAAGCCCGGGTATTTTACTAGCGTACGCGAACGCTCTTGCTAAAACAACAGCCAAGTACCTCTTAACAAGGGCCGAAGTCAAGTCGTTTACGCTGCACAGCGGTATACTCGGAGATACCCTAGACAACGTTATACTCGGACAGCTATCCAAAAGGATTATCCTGGGCttcgttaaaaataaagccTTCAACGGCAATAGAAAGCTTAACCCTTTCAATTTTCAACACGTTAACATAAACTTTATTTCGCTCTACATGGACGACGTTTAA